From Thalassospiraceae bacterium LMO-JJ14:
TTACGAACAGATTCCCGGCATCGCCCAGATTCTGAAGATTATTCATCCAGTAAGTGACGCAGACGGCATGTGCATCACCGGCCTCGGTCGGGCGTGCAATGTAATTCCAGCTCGACCATGTGCGGCGCCGTATCGGCATCAGGTCTGTATCGTTGTGCAGTACCGCGAGGTTCCGCTGGTACTTGAACGGCGACAGCAGGTTGCGCTCCATATCGTCGGCATCGTCCAGCATTTTGAGGGTTTCGTCGGCATGTGCGGCCATGATGACGGCGTCGAAGCGATCCTCGTGGCCTTTGCTGTCAATCACGGTGACGCCGTGCGCGTTACGGCGAATGGCCCGCACACCGCCGGTTCGGGCCGGAATACCCGCGGCAATCTTTTCCACATAGGATCGGCTGCCACCGGTGACGGTGTGCCAGGCAGGGCGCCCGACATATTTAAACAAGCCGTGGTTGACGAAGAACCTGACAAATGCGGCGGCTGGATAGTCGCGCATCCCTTCAGCGGTGCCTGACCAGATCGCGGCAGCCATCGGCAACAGGTGATCGCGCTGGAACCCCGGCGAATAACCGCCCTGGTCCAGCAATGCTCCCAGCGTCATATTTTCGAGTTCACCTTCCGCCAGCATCATGGGTGCTGTCGAATAGAAACGGTGCAGGTCCATCAGCATGCGCCAGAAACGCGGTTTGATGATGTTTGACGGCTGAGCGAACACGCCGGCCAGTGTGCCGCCTGAATATTCGAATTTGCCGTCATCGGCCGAAACCGCGAACGACATATCCGACGCATGCGTGGCGACGCCCAGATGCTGCAACAGGGCCTTGAAATTCGGATACGTCCAGTCATTGAAGACAATGAAGCCGGTATCGACATCTACAGTACCTGACGGTCCTGGTACGCTCACCGTATTTGCATGTCCGCCGAGCCTGTTTTCGCGTTCATACAGGACAACTTCATGACGTCCCGACAATAACCAGGCGGCAGAAAGTCCGGAAATTCCGGCGCCGATGACGGCGTATCGTTTTGCGGGGCCTTCTTTCATGTCGGCTGCCTTTTTTAATCTCGTCTGCGTTTTCGTTGTAGCAAACCTTTTACGCAGCCGGTTTTGCCATGGATCACCAAATTAATCCGGCAAATGATCCGTTGCCGAAGAAGGTGCGTACTACCTAGTATGAGTTATGGCATCGATACTGCGAATACATGGACTGGGAGAAGGTTTCCGCTTTCTGCCGCAACCGCCGTTCGCCTTGATCAACGGCGCAGGCCTGTCGGGTGGACGATGACGGATGAAACGGACACGGCGGAAACAGCGGACGGCGCTACGTCATTGATGCATCGCGTCGCGGCGTCGGGTGATCGACAGGCCTTTGCCGTTCTGTTCGCCCATTTCGCTCCGCGCGTGAAATCCTACATGTTGAAACTCGGCACCAATGACTCGCTCGCCGATGAGCTGGCGCAAGAAACCCTGCTGATGGTCTGGCGTAAAGCCGGGCAGTTCGACCGTGCCAAGGCATCGCCGTCGACGTGGATATTCACCATCGCACGAAATCTGAGGATCGATGCATTTCGCAAGATATCCAGACCGGAACTGGATCCGAACGATCCGGCACTGGTCCCCGATCACGAAGAACCGCAGGATGACCGCGTCGTCCGTTTACAACAGGCGCAAAAAGTGCGCGACGCGATGGCCTTGCTCAATGAAGAGCAATCGGAAGTCGTGCGGTTGTCCTTTTTTGAAGACATGAGCCACAGCGCTATTGCAGAGCGCCTCGGGCTTCCGTTGGGAACGGTGAAATCAAGACTGCGCTTGGCCTTTTCGAAAATTCGCGATGCCGTCGGAGAGAGTTTGAAATGACGATTCAGCATCATATTCCTGATGAAACGCTTGTGTCCTATGCCGCGGGCGATCTGGACGACGCGACGTCGCTGGTGGTGGCGACGCATCTGGCATTGTGCCCGTCTTGCCGCAGGTCGGTTGCCGTCGCAGACGATATCGGCGGCGTCATGCTGGATGAACTGATGCCGGCCCGTATGTCGGATGATGCGCTCGCACATGTGTTGGCGCTAACTGAACGCCCACTCACGGAAACAGCGCGGCCCGAACCGGCGTCTTCACATGCGGCGGTCGTTTTTCCGGAACCGCTTCGCCGGCGCATTGGCGGTGATCTGGATGATGTCAGGTGGAAACGTATCGGCCCCGGTGTGCAGCAATTGAAGCTCGAAAATCCGGATAATGCATCTCAGGCACGGCTGCTCAGGATCGCTGGCGGACAGGGCGTTCTGGAGCACGGTCACACCGGCGAAGAATTTACGTTGGTTCTTGCCGGTGGCTTTTCGCACGGCACTCAGTCGTTCGCGCGTGGTGACGTCGAATGGGCCGATACAGAAATCATACACCACCCGGTGGCCGATGAAGGCGAGGGATGTGTATGCCTGGCCGTGACATCGGGTCCCCTGAAATTCTTCGATATTTTCGGTAAAATTGCCCAACCTTTCATCGGCATATGAAACGTTCTATTTGGATTGACGACTGGACGTTGTTGCATTTTTTTGCGACGATGTATTGTAAGGAACTTGTAAGGGTTCAGTAGGTTTACGAACTGGAATTCAAATCAAAGCAGGTTCAAAGCATTGAAGTATATAGATTATTTATCTTTCATCTTCATATTGGGGCTTGCCTCGGGCGTGGTTGGCTGTGCGGACGTAAGCGTTGAAAAAACCCGGACTTTCAATCCAGACGTTCAACCGCTTTTGAAACAACTCCACATGCAATACGGTTCAATGGCTTTGCGTAAGCAAAACGAAGGCAACCCGGACTCTGTACACCACTTCAACGCCAAAGCCCTGCAAGCGGCCGAAGGGCTGGTTGTGAAGGCAGATCAGCCTGCGGATGACGAGAGCCGAGATGCTTACCGGCGCCTGACGGCGGGGTTAACAGAAGCTGCCATGCCTGTGGACCCGGCCGTTAAGGCTAGGGCGCAGGTTATGTTCGATTGCTGGCTAGATGAGCGGGCGCAAGGCGTGGACAAGGATGATATCAAAGCCTGCAAACAGGAATTCGAGCGTGCGCTCCTGTCGATTGAAAGCGCATCAAGCGGCGTGGCTTTCCAATGACGCTCAATCTCATCATTGTTGACGGGAATCCGGCGGATCTTGCGATCATTCGGCGTATGCTGAACTCAAGCGATCTTGATGTCGAGCTTACCGAATTGGTTTGTGCGCGTGATTTCCTCGCGTTGCCGCTCTCTGAATACGATTGCGCCTTGATTGATGCCCGGCTTCCTGACCGTGACGGCATAGAGTCACTGGCCGAATCCTGTAGCGGGAAATCCTATCCACCGTGCCCGATGATCGTGATGTCGAACCACGGGGACGAGCATACGGCTGCGCGTGCCTTCAAGGCAGGGGCCAACGATTATCTGATCAAAGACTCGATGACGCCGAACAGTCTTAGGCGGACCGTCGTCAATGCCATCGACAAATGGCATACAGAAGATGCGATGCGCAATGACTGGGAATGGCAACGGCATGCACTTCGCGATGCTGAACGCGCGAATACCGCCAAATCGCGGTTCATCGCCAATCTTTCCCATCAGCTGCGCACGCCACTGACGACTATCATAGGTTTCTCGGAGCTTATCGAAGTTGCCGGTCTTGGCGACGATCGAGAAAACTGGGAAAGATATAAACACTATGCTGGCCATATCAGCAGTTGCGCGCGCGAAGTCCTGGAATTGATGAACGGGATTATCGATCTGGCGCGCATTGAAAATGGCGAAACCCCGGTTACCACGTCCAGCTTTGATCCGAGGCAGGCGCTGAAAGAAGTAATCGATGCCTTTTCAGAACACGCAATAAATGCCCATGTTGGACTTCGTGTCGATGACCGGATGGCGCCGCATTTAATGGTTTCGGACGATCGTGCCATCATGGTCATTATGACCAACCTTTTGTCGAACGCTATCAAGTTCACACCTGCCGGGCGGCACGTTCAGGTGCATTTACGGGAACTGGATGGTGATAAATGCCTGTTTTCCGTCGCTGATGCCGGGTCTGGGATGACGCCGGATGACCTGCGTGAGGTGACGCGGCCCTTCGAACAGTACAGGGCGCAAGTCATGTCGTCCGGGAATGAAGTAGGTATCGGAT
This genomic window contains:
- a CDS encoding NAD(P)-binding protein produces the protein MKEGPAKRYAVIGAGISGLSAAWLLSGRHEVVLYERENRLGGHANTVSVPGPSGTVDVDTGFIVFNDWTYPNFKALLQHLGVATHASDMSFAVSADDGKFEYSGGTLAGVFAQPSNIIKPRFWRMLMDLHRFYSTAPMMLAEGELENMTLGALLDQGGYSPGFQRDHLLPMAAAIWSGTAEGMRDYPAAAFVRFFVNHGLFKYVGRPAWHTVTGGSRSYVEKIAAGIPARTGGVRAIRRNAHGVTVIDSKGHEDRFDAVIMAAHADETLKMLDDADDMERNLLSPFKYQRNLAVLHNDTDLMPIRRRTWSSWNYIARPTEAGDAHAVCVTYWMNNLQNLGDAGNLFVTLNPVRPPANEKILRTFHYDHPLFDNHTNDAQQQLWRLQGHRRTWYCGSYFGTGFHEDGLQSGLWAAESAGAVRRPWTVDDESGRIHLAPPAEVCAA
- a CDS encoding hybrid sensor histidine kinase/response regulator, whose translation is MTLNLIIVDGNPADLAIIRRMLNSSDLDVELTELVCARDFLALPLSEYDCALIDARLPDRDGIESLAESCSGKSYPPCPMIVMSNHGDEHTAARAFKAGANDYLIKDSMTPNSLRRTVVNAIDKWHTEDAMRNDWEWQRHALRDAERANTAKSRFIANLSHQLRTPLTTIIGFSELIEVAGLGDDRENWERYKHYAGHISSCAREVLELMNGIIDLARIENGETPVTTSSFDPRQALKEVIDAFSEHAINAHVGLRVDDRMAPHLMVSDDRAIMVIMTNLLSNAIKFTPAGRHVQVHLRELDGDKCLFSVADAGSGMTPDDLREVTRPFEQYRAQVMSSGNEVGIGLPLVNSLVQTLGGDLKFDTTPGIGTTATVVLPKSVSGEASQ
- a CDS encoding sigma-70 family RNA polymerase sigma factor, producing the protein MTDETDTAETADGATSLMHRVAASGDRQAFAVLFAHFAPRVKSYMLKLGTNDSLADELAQETLLMVWRKAGQFDRAKASPSTWIFTIARNLRIDAFRKISRPELDPNDPALVPDHEEPQDDRVVRLQQAQKVRDAMALLNEEQSEVVRLSFFEDMSHSAIAERLGLPLGTVKSRLRLAFSKIRDAVGESLK
- a CDS encoding ChrR family anti-sigma-E factor gives rise to the protein MTIQHHIPDETLVSYAAGDLDDATSLVVATHLALCPSCRRSVAVADDIGGVMLDELMPARMSDDALAHVLALTERPLTETARPEPASSHAAVVFPEPLRRRIGGDLDDVRWKRIGPGVQQLKLENPDNASQARLLRIAGGQGVLEHGHTGEEFTLVLAGGFSHGTQSFARGDVEWADTEIIHHPVADEGEGCVCLAVTSGPLKFFDIFGKIAQPFIGI